In Brevibacterium zhoupengii, the following are encoded in one genomic region:
- a CDS encoding CDP-glycerol glycerophosphotransferase family protein: MTTLPDDLSHQAIKGVNFAQSAAKLGARKFRDRIQESRLPADFYPQATDEFVAAAYFGVGMDSVYQLEQWIWPFEQLEAELKDLGLSDHPFGIIVRSPIVAKHLSKVTHLPVRFSRLTRGLDEFMTSSTLRAVFYVNQGTPNFQALRYPGPAHVHLSHGESEKISMISNQLKAYDYVFTAGEAARDRIERTLFGMEVENMLDVGRPQLDRPRSIPDVWREFAAAETDGQVVFYAPTWEGDSEAMAYGSLVHNGEAVVTSLLDAGYRVIFRPHPRTGGMNHDFAKALEAIEDIIDSDPRALLDRTPDVSWQFDIADVAVAEVSSVAYDWLSSKKPLVMVEPHNSGAEVLAGGLLDRCPCLRPEGGDDIVDLIAQAEAQNDAAARLSDHYLGDTSPGAQIARFVESSKIVIGRRTEERRLKLEA, encoded by the coding sequence ATGACAACTCTTCCGGATGACCTCTCGCATCAAGCGATCAAAGGGGTCAATTTCGCCCAGTCGGCTGCCAAGCTCGGGGCAAGAAAATTCCGCGATCGGATTCAAGAGTCACGGCTCCCTGCGGACTTCTACCCACAGGCGACGGACGAATTCGTGGCAGCCGCATATTTCGGCGTGGGAATGGATTCTGTCTATCAGCTCGAACAATGGATCTGGCCGTTCGAACAGTTGGAGGCTGAGCTGAAGGATTTAGGTCTCAGCGATCACCCGTTCGGGATCATCGTCCGCAGTCCCATCGTCGCGAAGCATCTGAGCAAAGTCACGCACCTCCCAGTTCGCTTCTCGCGGCTGACCAGAGGTCTCGATGAGTTCATGACTTCGTCAACTCTGAGAGCAGTTTTCTACGTTAATCAGGGCACCCCGAATTTCCAGGCGTTGCGCTATCCTGGTCCGGCCCACGTGCATCTCAGTCATGGTGAGAGCGAGAAGATCTCGATGATCTCCAATCAGCTCAAAGCTTACGACTACGTCTTTACCGCGGGAGAAGCAGCCAGGGACCGCATTGAGCGGACTTTGTTCGGCATGGAAGTCGAGAACATGCTCGATGTCGGTAGACCGCAGCTCGACCGGCCGCGTTCGATTCCAGATGTGTGGCGTGAGTTCGCCGCAGCAGAAACGGACGGACAAGTGGTCTTCTACGCCCCGACGTGGGAAGGCGATTCCGAAGCGATGGCCTACGGGTCACTTGTTCACAATGGTGAGGCAGTCGTCACGAGCCTGCTCGACGCTGGTTATCGAGTGATCTTCAGGCCGCATCCTCGTACAGGGGGCATGAATCATGATTTCGCCAAAGCACTCGAGGCCATTGAGGACATCATTGACTCCGACCCACGTGCGCTGCTTGATCGGACACCCGATGTTTCCTGGCAGTTCGACATTGCCGATGTCGCTGTGGCTGAGGTGTCGTCCGTGGCCTATGACTGGCTATCGTCGAAGAAGCCACTCGTCATGGTCGAGCCGCATAATTCGGGCGCCGAGGTCCTCGCGGGCGGGCTCCTCGACCGTTGCCCGTGCCTTCGGCCGGAGGGTGGCGACGACATCGTCGATCTCATCGCGCAGGCTGAAGCACAGAACGATGCGGCTGCGAGGCTGAGCGACCACTACCTGGGAGACACTTCACCTGGAGCACAGATCGCACGATTCGTCGAGTCCAGCAAAATCGTCATTGGGCGAAGGACAGAGGAACGCCGGTTGAAGCTGGAGGCGTGA
- a CDS encoding glycosyltransferase, whose translation MSSAVRSRAFSKALTGPLKRDTVIWESFSGNGALCNPEALFRQMLEDPRFVNFHHTWVLSDKAWSTQFRTKFAGHSRVSFVRYKSASYFEKLESSEYLVNNATFPAEFVKRPDQTYVNMWHGTPLKKMGYDIEGGADGARNVLRNFMSADYLLSQNAFMTNQMYLNAYKLNNVYTGAILEEGYPRSDCMFRPDAGAVARQSLRDRGVETEGKKVLLYAPTWRGESFYRPSADASRLKATLAALRANPELHDWVILLKAHQVIFDQLVEDPEFSDFLIHNDVPANEALAITDLLITDYSSIFVDYLATGRPVAFHIPDSDSYASDRGVYLETTELPGPVSRSVEELNANVVKMRDQSSFDSAFPDERDRYAKLSAELTPRDDGEAGKRVLDIVFGGNESGYNVKRDFSDGRKKLVIYLGGMITNGITSSALNLLNSIDSSEYDVTAFFYRSNQRDRKENAAMIPSHVRQLIRDPSILQLPLLGSMHELDEASIDDLPDSDKDTAVWDWEWRRIFGHAEFDAAVDFSGYSSYWTRIVAHATAAKKAIWLHNDLEADAEREVNGTRPHFQNLTGVFKLYRDFDTLVSVSPDLNEINRTNLSRYAPSDKFTSARNTINVERIRSGSGGTMLENPAAGDYSLRNLGSAVKALGEAYSFEDIISEANRQQSLSSFVGSGAGTTFVTVGRLSPEKNHARLIRAFALVAREAPAAKLIIIGEGPLEKELKQLTVSLGIAGSVEFTGRLRNPYSVMSACDCFVMSSDYEGQPIVILEARVLGLPIVTTRFGSVHSAMEGSGGLIVDADEAALAEGMQAYLDGKIHAAPFDGDAYNKEVVDEFTKVIFG comes from the coding sequence GTGTCGAGCGCTGTTCGGTCCAGGGCATTTTCAAAGGCTCTGACCGGACCGCTGAAGCGAGACACCGTCATCTGGGAATCGTTCTCGGGCAATGGAGCTCTATGCAACCCGGAAGCACTGTTCCGGCAGATGCTTGAGGATCCGCGTTTCGTCAATTTTCACCACACATGGGTGTTGTCCGACAAAGCATGGTCAACGCAGTTCCGTACTAAGTTCGCAGGCCATTCGCGTGTGAGCTTCGTCAGATACAAGTCAGCGTCCTACTTTGAGAAGCTCGAGAGCAGCGAGTACCTGGTCAACAACGCAACGTTCCCGGCTGAGTTCGTCAAGCGACCTGATCAGACCTATGTGAATATGTGGCATGGCACTCCGCTGAAGAAGATGGGTTATGACATCGAAGGCGGCGCTGACGGGGCGCGGAACGTGCTTCGGAATTTCATGTCGGCCGACTATCTATTGTCCCAGAACGCCTTCATGACCAATCAGATGTATCTGAACGCATACAAGCTGAATAACGTGTACACGGGTGCAATCCTCGAAGAGGGGTATCCGAGATCTGATTGCATGTTCCGACCAGATGCCGGGGCTGTCGCCAGACAGTCGTTGAGGGACCGAGGGGTCGAGACAGAGGGAAAGAAAGTTCTGCTCTATGCCCCCACTTGGCGAGGGGAATCCTTTTACCGGCCGAGTGCTGACGCCAGTCGATTGAAGGCCACGCTGGCAGCACTGCGTGCGAACCCTGAACTCCACGACTGGGTCATACTCCTCAAGGCGCACCAAGTGATCTTCGATCAGTTGGTGGAAGATCCTGAATTTTCAGATTTTCTGATCCACAACGACGTGCCGGCAAACGAAGCGCTTGCTATCACAGATCTGTTGATCACGGACTATTCGAGCATTTTTGTTGACTATCTGGCTACCGGACGCCCAGTCGCATTCCACATTCCGGATTCGGATAGTTACGCCAGCGACCGTGGAGTTTATCTCGAGACCACAGAGCTTCCTGGCCCTGTCTCCCGGTCAGTGGAAGAACTCAATGCGAATGTCGTGAAGATGCGCGACCAGAGCAGTTTCGATTCCGCATTCCCAGACGAGCGCGACCGGTATGCGAAACTCTCAGCGGAGCTGACGCCTCGTGACGACGGGGAAGCTGGAAAACGAGTTCTCGATATCGTCTTCGGTGGCAACGAGTCTGGCTACAACGTTAAAAGAGACTTCAGCGACGGCCGCAAGAAGCTCGTCATCTACCTTGGCGGAATGATCACGAATGGGATCACATCATCCGCGTTGAATCTTCTGAACAGCATTGACAGTAGCGAATACGACGTCACTGCGTTCTTCTATCGCTCCAATCAAAGGGACCGAAAAGAAAATGCTGCAATGATTCCGAGTCACGTCAGGCAGTTGATTCGAGATCCGAGCATTCTTCAACTGCCTCTGTTGGGCAGTATGCACGAACTGGACGAAGCTTCGATAGACGATCTGCCAGACAGTGATAAGGACACGGCTGTGTGGGACTGGGAATGGCGACGGATCTTCGGTCACGCTGAATTTGATGCAGCAGTTGATTTCAGCGGCTATTCCTCATATTGGACTCGAATCGTGGCGCACGCAACGGCAGCGAAGAAGGCCATCTGGCTGCATAACGACCTCGAGGCGGATGCTGAAAGGGAAGTGAATGGGACTCGTCCTCACTTCCAGAACCTGACTGGCGTCTTCAAGCTCTATCGTGATTTCGACACTTTGGTCTCAGTTTCACCGGACCTCAATGAGATCAATCGGACGAACCTCAGCAGGTATGCACCCAGTGATAAGTTCACCAGCGCCCGCAACACGATCAACGTTGAACGGATCAGGTCTGGCAGCGGTGGAACTATGCTGGAGAACCCTGCCGCTGGCGACTATTCGTTGCGGAACCTGGGAAGTGCAGTCAAGGCTTTGGGGGAGGCGTATTCGTTCGAGGACATCATTTCCGAGGCTAATCGCCAGCAGAGCCTGTCAAGTTTTGTAGGTAGTGGAGCCGGAACAACCTTTGTCACAGTGGGTCGGCTGTCGCCTGAAAAGAATCATGCTCGGCTGATCCGTGCATTTGCTCTGGTTGCGCGGGAGGCGCCGGCCGCGAAGCTCATCATCATCGGCGAAGGTCCTTTGGAAAAGGAGCTCAAGCAACTGACAGTCTCCTTGGGCATAGCGGGGTCGGTGGAGTTCACCGGTCGACTGAGGAATCCCTACTCTGTAATGTCCGCATGCGATTGCTTCGTCATGTCCAGCGATTACGAAGGACAGCCGATTGTGATCCTCGAGGCAAGGGTTCTCGGGTTGCCCATCGTGACAACGAGGTTCGGATCGGTGCACAGCGCGATGGAGGGCAGCGGGGGGCTCATCGTTGATGCAGATGAGGCAGCGCTGGCAGAGGGGATGCAGGCATATCTTGATGGGAAGATTCATGCAGCACCCTTCGACGGTGATGCCTACAACAAGGAAGTCGTGGACGAATTCACCAAGGTGATCTTCGGCTGA
- a CDS encoding CDP-glycerol glycerophosphotransferase family protein, translating to MSVQEKAAPKSLLKHRKMADREFWKDKIRDPEDLKTRQAEYVVSVPTNSQVVFYESMSGARMMDSPYALFLHLYRDPEFSKLHHVWSVRSEDLIPDELRDDPRVTFVTRGTDAHLYFLSLAGYIIGNSLLPEYFVRKPDQKYLNTWHGIAYKTLGRTDASPLGAAGSVYNLLQATHVLTPCPYMTETELTRFSLRGVFSGSMAEIGYPRQDLTLNMSESSALRLRESLDLDSTKKTVLYAPTWRGNKGSARFDGDQLQRDIEALAKLDANVIFQAHHIMLRHIKNVDYGNIIVPPANTTANELLAVADLLISDYSSIFFDFLATGKPIVHYLYDYAEYADDRGLLLDQSDLPGPIVSTADELISTVTSLISESYRPTTRYQHARERFCPHDDGHASLRTIRWFMLGDNNGIQQVEARPRPTTIFWGGRLDKSRKTEAFLDSLDTAAKSGDSDVTLLVAHSVKSNSVAMERIRQLDPSVSIVARNDFEMIMTTDEKQARTGTDISPAPKETTERNSVWNRLKGAFARKAPVASAEDDPLVTMYQREYRRVFGDAQFDELVEFEGLSDFWRKLAQHALK from the coding sequence GTGTCAGTACAAGAAAAAGCCGCACCAAAGAGTCTACTGAAGCACCGCAAAATGGCGGACCGAGAGTTCTGGAAAGACAAGATTCGGGACCCAGAAGACCTGAAGACTCGTCAGGCGGAGTACGTCGTCTCGGTGCCGACCAATTCACAGGTCGTCTTCTACGAGAGCATGTCCGGCGCAAGGATGATGGACTCCCCGTACGCACTCTTTCTCCACCTCTACCGCGATCCTGAGTTCAGCAAGCTCCATCACGTGTGGTCGGTGAGGTCTGAGGATCTGATACCCGATGAGCTCCGGGACGATCCCCGCGTCACGTTCGTCACCCGGGGCACCGATGCCCACCTCTACTTCCTGTCTCTTGCCGGCTACATCATCGGCAACTCGCTCTTGCCCGAATACTTCGTTCGCAAACCGGACCAGAAGTATCTCAACACGTGGCATGGCATCGCCTACAAGACCCTGGGGCGTACAGATGCTTCGCCCTTGGGCGCAGCTGGAAGCGTCTACAATCTTCTGCAGGCGACCCACGTTCTGACTCCGTGCCCTTATATGACCGAGACGGAGCTGACTCGGTTCTCGCTTCGAGGGGTCTTTTCGGGTTCCATGGCAGAAATCGGCTACCCACGTCAAGATCTGACGTTGAATATGTCGGAGTCTAGCGCTCTGCGTCTTCGCGAGAGCCTAGATTTGGATTCTACAAAGAAGACGGTTCTCTACGCACCGACATGGCGCGGGAACAAAGGATCTGCACGATTCGATGGCGATCAGCTGCAAAGAGATATAGAAGCCCTCGCGAAACTCGACGCGAACGTCATCTTCCAGGCTCACCACATCATGCTTCGCCATATCAAGAATGTGGACTATGGCAACATCATTGTGCCACCGGCCAATACAACTGCGAACGAACTACTTGCAGTTGCCGATCTGTTGATCTCTGACTATTCGAGTATCTTCTTCGACTTCTTGGCGACGGGTAAACCCATCGTCCACTACCTCTACGATTACGCAGAATATGCCGACGACCGAGGCCTCCTACTCGACCAAAGTGATCTGCCCGGCCCGATAGTCTCAACCGCTGACGAACTTATATCAACGGTCACCAGTCTGATCTCGGAATCGTACCGACCAACGACTCGTTATCAGCACGCCCGAGAGAGGTTCTGTCCTCACGACGATGGACACGCCAGCCTTCGCACCATTCGCTGGTTCATGCTTGGCGACAATAATGGCATCCAGCAGGTTGAAGCACGCCCCCGACCGACAACCATCTTCTGGGGAGGGCGACTCGACAAAAGCAGAAAAACTGAGGCTTTCCTGGACTCTCTGGATACTGCCGCAAAGTCAGGCGACAGTGACGTCACACTCCTTGTGGCACATTCGGTGAAGTCGAACTCCGTCGCAATGGAGCGAATCAGACAGTTGGATCCGTCTGTCTCGATCGTGGCACGCAATGATTTCGAAATGATTATGACGACAGACGAGAAGCAAGCTCGCACTGGCACAGACATCTCCCCGGCACCCAAGGAGACTACGGAGAGAAATTCCGTATGGAACCGTCTGAAGGGTGCGTTCGCCCGGAAAGCTCCTGTGGCTTCGGCGGAAGATGATCCTCTTGTGACGATGTACCAGCGCGAATATCGGCGGGTATTCGGTGATGCGCAATTCGATGAATTGGTCGAGTTCGAGGGCCTGTCCGACTTCTGGAGAAAGCTGGCTCAGCATGCGCTCAAATAG
- a CDS encoding XcbB/CpsF family capsular polysaccharide biosynthesis protein: protein MIQNILWLTLETSPDDIPAMIAENDGLPRYFRIDTSLAAKPDHDLMKLALKNSDAKDLLVRLTNLGFSLYYNTTDESRFIRHDRIVHHWPAVKDGTFQVSDKGIVHQFERPESGTISRLVVIFSPINSKPRLIRYFRPSFATLMKYVPRDTAILRIADVGGVKGAFYLDTSFMPDNSSKIQHLIQSTIAEHGIDAHDVVLFGASKGGTGSLYHGLTGGWKFVSVDPIVTDSWYEQYENDYHFTAQGVFPRSKQEIFTELVRRISTARRGEPLNSVIVTSSRSPQYPYTSEIIHPLRDSLSVLDSGNPNILKHPDVAPKTIYAQVMAINTLLLGFSLPLGESVVP, encoded by the coding sequence GTGATCCAGAACATTCTGTGGCTGACTCTTGAGACGAGTCCTGACGACATCCCTGCGATGATCGCTGAAAACGACGGCTTGCCGCGATATTTTCGCATCGACACTTCGCTCGCGGCCAAGCCCGACCATGACCTCATGAAGCTGGCGCTGAAGAACAGTGATGCCAAGGACCTATTGGTTCGGCTCACCAATCTGGGCTTCTCTCTGTATTACAACACTACGGATGAGAGCAGATTCATCCGGCATGACCGCATTGTGCACCACTGGCCGGCAGTCAAGGATGGAACATTCCAGGTCTCGGACAAAGGGATCGTACACCAGTTCGAGCGCCCGGAGTCAGGAACAATTTCACGACTCGTAGTCATCTTCTCTCCGATCAATTCCAAACCTCGCCTGATCCGCTATTTCCGTCCGTCTTTCGCCACGTTGATGAAGTATGTTCCCCGCGATACAGCAATCCTTCGAATCGCTGATGTGGGAGGTGTCAAAGGGGCCTTCTACTTGGACACCAGCTTCATGCCTGACAACAGCTCCAAAATCCAACATCTGATACAAAGTACGATCGCTGAACATGGCATCGATGCGCACGATGTTGTCCTCTTCGGCGCTTCCAAAGGTGGCACGGGGTCTCTGTACCACGGACTGACGGGCGGTTGGAAGTTCGTTTCTGTCGATCCGATCGTCACTGACAGTTGGTACGAGCAGTACGAAAACGACTATCACTTCACTGCGCAGGGGGTCTTCCCTCGGTCGAAACAAGAGATTTTCACTGAACTCGTCAGACGAATCTCAACTGCGCGGCGAGGCGAGCCGTTGAACTCGGTGATTGTGACGTCATCGAGGTCTCCTCAGTACCCGTATACTTCGGAGATCATTCATCCACTTCGCGATAGTCTGAGCGTGCTCGACAGCGGCAATCCGAATATTCTCAAACACCCGGATGTTGCGCCCAAGACCATCTATGCGCAGGTGATGGCGATCAATACGCTCCTGCTCGGGTTCAGCCTCCCCCTTGGTGAATCGGTAGTCCCCTGA
- a CDS encoding magnesium and cobalt transport protein CorA: MARARRHKSEPIYKRKRSAGGLRESEKPVLLSRRIVDSKPGDLSVSSTFAEALTEQPTDHALATASFTQVVIPKSTPELLAEIASAWELHPVLVEDLFHANQRPKVDRYDDVLFVVLKSAVYVDSAEEVEFKEFHLLMKDNVLIIICQDDRFIDGTPIPDRAEDMDAYFNTEDRQWTSDRELLSLGPEALVYRLLDTAVDTYFPVLDGLQDDKDGIERQVFSGDTAAAERIYLLSQEVIDVLHTTTHLNRLTQRLGNGAAKYAIPTELQAYLDDVIDHLTRVLAEAAELREALSQILNVNSTLVAQRQNEDMKKISGWAAILFAPTLIGAIYGMNFDDMPELHWAFGYPMALGLMVGLGVVLYTVFRMKKWM; the protein is encoded by the coding sequence ATGGCACGAGCACGCAGGCACAAGTCCGAACCGATCTACAAGCGCAAGCGCAGCGCTGGTGGGTTACGCGAGTCTGAGAAACCGGTCCTGCTCAGCCGCCGAATCGTCGACAGCAAGCCTGGCGATCTGTCGGTCTCGTCGACCTTTGCTGAAGCTCTGACCGAGCAGCCGACGGATCATGCCCTCGCTACAGCGTCATTCACACAGGTCGTCATCCCCAAGTCCACGCCCGAGCTGCTCGCGGAGATCGCCTCGGCGTGGGAGTTGCACCCGGTCCTCGTCGAGGACCTGTTCCACGCGAATCAACGCCCCAAGGTCGACCGCTATGACGATGTGCTCTTCGTCGTCCTCAAATCCGCGGTCTACGTCGACTCCGCCGAGGAGGTCGAGTTCAAGGAATTCCACCTGCTGATGAAGGACAACGTTCTCATCATCATCTGCCAGGATGATCGGTTCATCGATGGGACACCGATCCCCGACCGTGCTGAAGACATGGATGCCTATTTCAACACCGAGGACCGCCAGTGGACTTCTGACCGGGAGCTGCTTTCACTTGGCCCAGAAGCTCTTGTCTATCGGCTCCTCGACACTGCGGTCGACACCTACTTCCCGGTGTTGGACGGGCTCCAAGATGACAAGGACGGAATCGAGCGACAGGTCTTCAGCGGAGACACTGCCGCAGCTGAACGCATTTATCTGCTCAGCCAGGAAGTCATCGACGTCCTGCACACCACCACCCATCTCAACCGGCTCACTCAACGGTTGGGCAACGGGGCTGCGAAGTATGCGATCCCAACAGAGCTGCAGGCCTACCTCGACGATGTCATCGATCATCTGACTCGTGTTCTGGCTGAAGCTGCCGAGCTGAGAGAGGCACTGTCACAGATCCTCAACGTCAATTCCACCCTGGTCGCGCAACGTCAGAACGAAGACATGAAGAAGATCTCCGGGTGGGCCGCGATCCTCTTCGCTCCCACCCTCATCGGTGCGATCTACGGCATGAACTTCGACGATATGCCCGAGCTGCACTGGGCCTTCGGATATCCGATGGCACTGGGCCTGATGGTCGGACTCGGGGTAGTCCTCTACACCGTATTCAGAATGAAGAAGTGGATGTGA
- a CDS encoding PadR family transcriptional regulator — MQFLILGLLLDGPHSLYDVHKRFTGGISLFYAASFGSIQRALKQLEVHGKVTVEKAADSRRRKRLYSGTVQGREAWHQWMLSPIIGSDVDQMMLSKIFLLGHLPPSERSECIALIRMRVGEEANALGELADRLDDEAVPIELREIYRYQRATLNHGIGTSSLTLEWLDDLEMNS; from the coding sequence ATGCAGTTCCTCATCCTCGGCCTTCTGTTGGATGGCCCGCATTCCCTCTACGACGTCCACAAGCGCTTCACCGGAGGGATTTCGCTGTTCTACGCGGCGAGCTTCGGAAGCATTCAGCGTGCGCTGAAGCAGTTGGAAGTGCACGGCAAGGTGACGGTGGAGAAGGCAGCAGATTCCCGGCGCAGAAAGAGGCTCTACAGCGGTACTGTGCAGGGACGAGAAGCGTGGCATCAATGGATGCTCTCGCCGATCATAGGGTCGGATGTTGACCAGATGATGCTGTCGAAGATCTTTCTGCTCGGCCACCTGCCGCCGAGTGAGAGAAGCGAGTGCATAGCGCTGATCCGCATGCGAGTTGGCGAGGAAGCGAACGCTCTCGGCGAGTTGGCGGACCGCCTCGACGACGAAGCGGTGCCGATCGAGCTTCGCGAGATCTACCGCTATCAGCGCGCAACGCTGAACCACGGAATCGGTACGAGCTCTCTCACGCTGGAGTGGCTCGATGATCTGGAGATGAACTCATGA
- a CDS encoding glycerophosphodiester phosphodiesterase has translation MNTHTAKITSPRSSTILAAAVLTAAVTLGTGVSAASAHSLGSPSENDFGAPDQVSELEFPTTISHRGGADIYPEESMEGLTASAKDGFLPEMDIQFLEDGTPVLIHDDTADRTLNGASGPIRDLSREEWDAATIKHPQGGEPAETVTLDEALDELGGEVVMVPEIKPGATSAEVDQVLDVFDERGFKDSLIVQSFDFEAAETIAERGYTSLYLMGSTLPTESFDEISDAGIEWVGPSKNLPTRDLRKLDKAGFHVAPYTLATAKDGHRLPGWIDGYFTDDAWTN, from the coding sequence GTGAATACACACACAGCGAAAATCACCAGTCCCCGCTCCTCCACGATCCTCGCAGCGGCAGTACTCACCGCTGCCGTGACCCTTGGAACAGGCGTCTCAGCCGCCTCAGCACACAGTCTCGGCTCACCGTCCGAGAACGACTTCGGCGCCCCCGATCAGGTCTCCGAACTCGAATTCCCCACCACGATCTCCCACCGAGGCGGCGCCGATATCTACCCGGAGGAGTCCATGGAAGGGCTCACCGCCTCGGCGAAGGACGGGTTCCTGCCCGAGATGGACATCCAGTTCCTCGAAGACGGCACCCCGGTCCTCATCCACGACGACACGGCCGACCGCACGCTCAACGGCGCCAGCGGACCGATCCGCGACCTCAGCCGCGAGGAATGGGACGCCGCGACAATCAAGCACCCACAGGGTGGAGAGCCGGCGGAGACGGTCACCCTCGACGAGGCGCTCGACGAACTCGGCGGGGAGGTCGTCATGGTTCCCGAGATCAAGCCAGGGGCCACCTCGGCGGAGGTCGATCAGGTTCTCGACGTCTTCGACGAACGTGGATTCAAGGACTCACTCATCGTCCAGTCCTTCGACTTCGAGGCGGCGGAGACGATCGCCGAGCGCGGCTACACCTCGCTCTACCTCATGGGGTCCACGCTGCCGACGGAATCGTTCGACGAGATCTCGGATGCCGGCATCGAATGGGTCGGACCCAGCAAGAACCTGCCGACCCGGGACCTGCGCAAACTCGACAAGGCTGGCTTCCATGTTGCGCCGTACACCCTCGCGACGGCGAAGGACGGGCACCGTCTGCCCGGCTGGATCGACGGGTACTTCACCGACGACGCCTGGACGAACTGA
- a CDS encoding malate dehydrogenase yields the protein MNTPIKVAVTGAAGQIGYSLLFRIASGALFGPQTPVQLRLLEIAPALTALEGVVMELEDCAFPTLDSVEIGDSAEHIFDGVNLALLVGARPRSQGMERSDLLEANGAIFTAQGKALNAVAADDVRIGVTGNPANTNALIAMHNAPDIPAERFSALTRLDHNRALAQLAKKAEVPVSDIAKMTIWGNHSATQYPDIYHAEIGGKNAAEVIGDQGWIENDLIPTVAGRGAAIIEARGSSSAASAAAATIDAARDWLHGTPEGDWASMAVVSDGSYGVPKGLISSYPVTTSGGNWEIVQGLEINDFSRTMIDATTAELAAERETVTGLGLI from the coding sequence ATGAATACTCCCATCAAAGTCGCCGTCACCGGTGCGGCCGGCCAGATCGGCTACAGTCTCCTCTTTCGCATTGCCAGCGGCGCACTTTTCGGCCCCCAGACCCCGGTGCAGCTGCGCTTGCTGGAAATCGCACCAGCACTGACCGCTCTCGAAGGTGTGGTCATGGAACTCGAGGACTGTGCCTTTCCCACTCTCGACTCAGTTGAGATCGGCGATTCGGCCGAGCACATCTTCGACGGCGTCAACCTCGCTCTGCTCGTCGGCGCTCGGCCCAGGTCTCAGGGCATGGAGCGCAGCGACCTCCTCGAAGCCAATGGTGCGATCTTCACCGCCCAGGGCAAGGCGCTCAACGCAGTCGCCGCCGACGATGTCCGCATCGGCGTCACCGGGAATCCGGCCAATACCAATGCGCTCATCGCCATGCACAATGCGCCCGACATCCCCGCCGAACGGTTCAGTGCGCTGACCCGATTGGACCACAACCGGGCGCTGGCACAGCTGGCCAAGAAGGCCGAGGTGCCGGTCAGCGACATCGCCAAGATGACGATCTGGGGCAACCATTCGGCCACCCAGTATCCTGATATCTACCATGCAGAGATCGGCGGGAAGAATGCTGCCGAGGTCATCGGCGACCAAGGCTGGATCGAGAACGATCTCATCCCTACGGTCGCTGGGCGCGGTGCCGCCATCATCGAGGCCCGTGGCTCCTCCTCAGCGGCCTCTGCTGCCGCGGCGACGATCGACGCCGCCCGCGACTGGCTGCACGGCACACCCGAAGGCGACTGGGCCTCGATGGCCGTTGTCTCCGACGGCTCCTACGGTGTGCCTAAGGGACTGATCTCCTCCTATCCCGTGACAACCTCGGGCGGGAACTGGGAGATCGTTCAGGGGCTGGAGATCAACGACTTCAGCCGCACGATGATCGACGCCACCACGGCTGAGCTCGCCGCTGAGCGTGAGACCGTGACCGGCCTCGGACTGATCTGA
- a CDS encoding helix-turn-helix domain-containing protein produces MSADNVPQTAADPSVEYMGALIRRLRESAGMTLTDLSRAAGVSQGLLSQIERGRGNPAYLTLLKIAKAFDVPVGRFFDSGGDPADNRVVRADGRRQLQVTDRGLVYELLTPTMNGQLLVLKVRVPAGYSNETVPFSHHRAEECLFVLEGTCYFQIGEDGYTLDVGDSITYQGDQPHWFRVLGDTEAVIIATMTPPVF; encoded by the coding sequence ATGAGCGCCGATAATGTCCCGCAGACTGCGGCTGATCCGAGTGTGGAGTACATGGGTGCACTCATCCGCAGGCTGCGGGAATCGGCCGGGATGACTCTGACTGACCTCAGCCGTGCGGCTGGGGTCAGTCAGGGCCTGCTGAGTCAGATCGAACGTGGCCGTGGCAACCCTGCCTATCTCACGCTGCTCAAGATCGCCAAGGCCTTCGATGTGCCCGTCGGACGATTCTTCGACTCGGGCGGGGACCCTGCCGACAACCGTGTGGTCCGTGCCGACGGCCGCAGGCAGCTGCAGGTCACCGATCGCGGCCTCGTCTATGAGCTGCTGACTCCGACGATGAACGGGCAGCTGCTGGTGCTCAAGGTCCGGGTCCCGGCTGGGTACTCCAACGAGACCGTTCCCTTCAGCCATCATCGTGCGGAGGAATGTCTGTTCGTACTCGAAGGGACCTGCTATTTCCAGATCGGCGAGGACGGGTACACCCTCGATGTGGGTGACAGCATCACCTACCAGGGCGACCAGCCGCACTGGTTCCGTGTCCTCGGTGACACCGAGGCGGTCATCATCGCCACGATGACTCCCCCGGTGTTCTGA